The bacterium genome has a window encoding:
- a CDS encoding NAD-binding protein: protein MHVVIMGCGRVGATLAMMLEAEGHSVAVIDRDRESFR from the coding sequence ATGCACGTAGTCATCATGGGGTGCGGACGGGTCGGGGCGACGCTCGCAATGATGCTTGAGGCCGAGGGGCACTCGGTGGCGGTCATCGATCGCGACCGGGAGTCGTTCCG